Genomic DNA from Bacteroides zhangwenhongii:
TTCAACCCGTTATTCCTCTATGGAGCTTCCGGAGTAGGGAAAACACACTTAGCCAATGCTATCGGTACCAAAATTAAAGAATTATACCCTCAAAAAAGTGTATTGTACGTATCGGCACATTTATTCCAGGTACAATATACGGAGTCAGTACGTACCAATACAACTAATGATTTTATCAGATATTATCAAAATATCGATGTATTAATCATTGATGATATCCAGGAATTTGCCGGTGTTACCAAAACACAAAACAATTTCTTCCACATCTTCAATCATCTACATCAGAACGGTAAACAGCTTATATTGACTTCCGACCGTGCTCCTGTATTGTTGCAAGGTATTGAAGAACGTCTGCTTACCCGTTTCAAATGGGGTATGGTAGCTGAATTGGAAAAACCGACCGTAGAACTTCGCAAAAATATTCTGCGCAATAAAATACATCGCGATGGACTCCAATTTCCAGAGGAGGTAATCGATTATATTGCCGAAAATGTGAATGAAAGCGTACGTGATTTGGAAGGTATCGTTATTGCTATCATGGCACGTTCTACTATTTTCAATAAGGAAATAGACATGGATCTGGCTCAACATATCGTGCATGGTGTTGTTCACAACGAAACGAAAGCCGTCACCATAGATGATATCCTTAAGGTAGTATGTAAACATTTCGACTTGGAACCTGCAGCTATACACACTAAATCCAGAAAGAGAGAAGTGGTGCAAGCACGTCAGATTGCCATGTATCTAGCTAAAAATCACACAGACTTTTCAACTTCTAAGATCGGCAAATTCATTGGCAACAAAGACCACGCAACCGTACTTCACGCTTGCAAAACCGTGAAAGGGCAACTGGAAGTAGATAAGAGTTTTAATGCAGAAGTGCAGGAAATTGAAGCGTTACTAAAAAGAAAAGGAATTAATGATTAGTGATTAGCAGGCTCATGATTCATGTTTCACAAGCCATATTCACTAATCACTACTCCACTAACCATTATTTCAGTTCA
This window encodes:
- the dnaA gene encoding chromosomal replication initiator protein DnaA → MIESNHVVLWNRCLDIIKDNVPDTTYNTWFAPIVPLKYEDKTLYLQIPSQFFYEILEERFVDLIRKTLYKVIGEGTKLMYNVMVDKTSIPNQTVNLEASNRSTAVTPKSISTDGRKIPTFLENHIIQDIDSHLNPNYNFENFIEGYSNKLSRSVAEAVAEKPGGTAFNPLFLYGASGVGKTHLANAIGTKIKELYPQKSVLYVSAHLFQVQYTESVRTNTTNDFIRYYQNIDVLIIDDIQEFAGVTKTQNNFFHIFNHLHQNGKQLILTSDRAPVLLQGIEERLLTRFKWGMVAELEKPTVELRKNILRNKIHRDGLQFPEEVIDYIAENVNESVRDLEGIVIAIMARSTIFNKEIDMDLAQHIVHGVVHNETKAVTIDDILKVVCKHFDLEPAAIHTKSRKREVVQARQIAMYLAKNHTDFSTSKIGKFIGNKDHATVLHACKTVKGQLEVDKSFNAEVQEIEALLKRKGIND